In Crinalium epipsammum PCC 9333, the genomic window TGTTTTTAAGAGCAACAATGCAACTTAACCTATTTGAGTATAAAAGCCGGACGGCTAGTTCAACGACCAATAATCTATTAACCTTACCTACAAGGAACTTAAACTATCTAGCAGCAAACACCCTCATAGCTAAAAAACTGCGGGAAACTGCTGATGGAATGCAATCCGAAATTAATAGCAAACTCAACTCACCGATCATGGAGCAACGACAAACTCAACGTCGTGCATTTATGGCGGAAGCAATAGTAGCCACAGGGAAAAGATTACAGACTATACAAGGCTATTTGTACAAATTAGCTGATGCTTGGGACGATGGCACTGTACCACCAATTCTAGGAAAAATTAGGACAAAAAAAGCATTAGAATCTTTGCTAGGAATAACCGGACTTAGCCGATTAGAAAAAGAGTACTGCCCTAAAGAAATTTATGCCAGTTGGAAGGAGCATAAGGAGCTACTGACAGATCTAACTAAGATTGGCATAACCAGTGCTGAACTAACAATTGAGGCTATTGACGCGCTACTGGAATTTAATCTTGAACCACCAGAACCCCCGACAATTCTCAAAATTCAAGGATTACAGAGAAAACTGATTGGCAAAGTAATATTTGATTATTTTCCTAGTCCACCACCAGTAGCTAGACGAGTAGTTGAAAAAGCTCAAATTCAGCCTGGTGAGACAGTACTAGAACCTCATGGTGGAAGTGGTGAACTTTGTGATGCTGTATTAGAATTTTGTCCAGATGCCCTCTTAGAAGTAGTAGAAATTGATTTTGATTTGCAAAATCTACTTATTCTCAAAGGTTATAATCTGGTTGGAAGCGACTGCCTCAAATTAACTGGAAGCTATAACAAAATTGTAGCTAATCCACCCTTTACAAAAGGAGCAGATTGTCTTCATGTGCGCCACTTGTATGAACAGTGTCTAGCTCCTAAAGGCAGACTGGTATCAATCATGTCCCCTGCTTGGTTAAAGAATAATCGAAACCCTTACAAGGACTTTAGGAACTGGTTTGAGTTAATGAATGGCAAGTACGAACACCTACCAGAAGGAAGCTTCAAAACTAGCAAAAGATACACAGGAGTTTCAACTATTTTGATAACCCTTGACAAGTATTAATTAGTCATATTGGGCGCAAACTGACTCGCTAGCACTGGCGCGAACCTTATTGTCGGCGCTGCGCTATCGCGCCC contains:
- a CDS encoding SAM-dependent methyltransferase, with protein sequence MQLNLFEYKSRTASSTTNNLLTLPTRNLNYLAANTLIAKKLRETADGMQSEINSKLNSPIMEQRQTQRRAFMAEAIVATGKRLQTIQGYLYKLADAWDDGTVPPILGKIRTKKALESLLGITGLSRLEKEYCPKEIYASWKEHKELLTDLTKIGITSAELTIEAIDALLEFNLEPPEPPTILKIQGLQRKLIGKVIFDYFPSPPPVARRVVEKAQIQPGETVLEPHGGSGELCDAVLEFCPDALLEVVEIDFDLQNLLILKGYNLVGSDCLKLTGSYNKIVANPPFTKGADCLHVRHLYEQCLAPKGRLVSIMSPAWLKNNRNPYKDFRNWFELMNGKYEHLPEGSFKTSKRYTGVSTILITLDKY